Proteins encoded by one window of Oscillospiraceae bacterium:
- a CDS encoding cytidylate kinase-like family protein encodes MSKQIITISREFGSGGRSIAKALAENLGIKYYDKELVKQVSLETGFAQNFIEEHGEYAQSKSKFESFFGQTGTPGVMNGLSADDFLWCIQRDVIQQIAEKEPCVIVGRCADYILKDRSDCLHVFIHADMAYRAERIVRLYGQSENTPEKRISDKDARRSVYYKQFTGRDWGMAQNYHITLNSGVIGIDKCVAILEDLYKQ; translated from the coding sequence ATGTCTAAACAAATTATCACGATCAGCCGCGAATTCGGAAGCGGCGGCAGGAGCATCGCCAAGGCGCTTGCCGAAAATCTTGGAATCAAATATTACGATAAAGAGCTTGTAAAACAGGTCTCGCTTGAAACCGGTTTCGCGCAGAATTTCATCGAAGAACACGGAGAATATGCACAATCCAAGAGTAAATTCGAATCCTTCTTCGGTCAAACCGGCACGCCCGGCGTCATGAACGGCCTCTCTGCGGACGATTTTCTTTGGTGCATCCAACGGGACGTGATACAACAGATCGCCGAAAAAGAGCCGTGCGTGATTGTCGGCAGATGCGCGGATTACATTCTCAAAGACCGCAGCGACTGTCTTCACGTCTTCATTCATGCGGATATGGCTTATCGCGCGGAGCGTATCGTCCGGCTCTACGGCCAGTCTGAAAATACGCCGGAAAAACGCATCAGTGATAAAGACGCGCGGCGCAGTGTCTATTATAAACAGTTCACCGGCAGGGATTGGGGCATGGCGCAAAACTATCACATTACGCTCAACAGCGGTGTCATCGGTATCGACAAATGCGTCGCCATCCTCGAAGATTTATATAAACAATAA
- the ald gene encoding alanine dehydrogenase: MVIGVIKEIKNNEFRVGLTPGGAHVLAREGHTVLVETGAGEGSGFTDAEYIEAGAAVESDKKSIFDRANIIVKVKEPLASEYDLFHEGQTLYTYLHLAPNPPLAKALLDKKVTGIAFETVQKDGTLPLLAPMSEVAGRMSIQVGANYLQKPNGGLGVLLGGVAGVLPAKVVIVGGGTVGTNAAKIALGLGADVTILDISLPRLRYLDDIFGGRLKTLVYNAYNAAQTVKDADLLVGAVLVPGKSAPKIVTADMVKTMKKGSVIVDVAIDQGGSIETIDHATTHDNPTYEKFGVIHYSVANMPGAVPRTSTLALESATMPYLVNLANKGVSRALLEDEGLMKGLNTAKGYMTCQNAADSLGLEYRDPKTLIATL, translated from the coding sequence GTGGTTATCGGCGTGATCAAAGAAATTAAGAACAATGAGTTCAGAGTGGGGCTCACCCCGGGCGGCGCACATGTACTGGCGCGCGAGGGACACACCGTGCTGGTCGAAACCGGCGCCGGCGAAGGCAGCGGATTCACAGACGCAGAGTACATTGAAGCGGGTGCAGCTGTCGAGAGCGACAAAAAGAGTATTTTCGACCGCGCAAACATCATCGTCAAAGTTAAGGAACCGCTGGCATCGGAATATGATTTGTTCCACGAGGGACAAACGCTTTATACCTATTTACACCTTGCCCCGAATCCGCCTCTTGCAAAAGCGCTGCTCGATAAAAAGGTCACGGGTATCGCATTTGAAACCGTGCAAAAGGACGGCACGCTGCCGCTTTTGGCCCCGATGAGCGAGGTCGCGGGGCGGATGTCGATTCAAGTCGGCGCGAATTATCTGCAAAAACCGAACGGCGGGCTGGGCGTGCTGCTCGGCGGCGTCGCGGGAGTTTTGCCCGCCAAGGTCGTGATTGTCGGCGGCGGCACAGTCGGCACCAACGCCGCGAAAATTGCCCTCGGGCTGGGTGCGGACGTAACCATTCTGGATATCAGCCTGCCGCGTCTGCGCTATCTCGACGACATTTTCGGCGGACGGCTGAAGACGCTGGTCTACAATGCCTATAATGCGGCGCAGACGGTGAAAGACGCCGATCTGCTGGTCGGAGCCGTTTTGGTTCCGGGCAAGAGCGCGCCGAAAATCGTAACTGCGGATATGGTCAAGACCATGAAAAAGGGCTCGGTCATCGTCGACGTCGCCATCGATCAGGGCGGCTCGATCGAGACCATCGATCATGCGACGACCCACGACAATCCCACTTATGAAAAGTTCGGCGTGATTCATTATTCGGTGGCTAATATGCCGGGCGCGGTACCCCGTACCTCGACGTTGGCACTCGAATCGGCGACGATGCCGTATCTGGTCAATCTCGCGAACAAGGGTGTCTCCCGTGCGCTGCTCGAAGATGAAGGCCTGATGAAGGGTCTGAACACCGCGAAGGGCTATATGACCTGCCAAAACGCGGCGGACAGTTTGGGACTGGAATACAGAGACCCGAAAACATTGATTGCAACTTTATAA